The Ziziphus jujuba cultivar Dongzao chromosome 7, ASM3175591v1 genome includes a region encoding these proteins:
- the LOC107424502 gene encoding RNA-binding protein L isoform X1: MRTQDFRARLFHDPFPMDDMAAYYPPPPPPPAPAVPHYPYYQPPPPPATVTPAQLHLPQQYLPHQQPPFASYAPPLLAPSLHDDVRTLFIAGLPEDVKPREIYNLFRDFPGYESSHLRSPTQTTQPFAFAVFLDQQSAIAAMHALNGLVFDLEKGSTLYIDLAKSNSRSKRSRPDDERFGSDKRAKGSAFSRGADSAGVGSMHMPGMGNSAYNIIGYPSAPSHGNLDGSAANEITTSNLHNTSVPHITQNNTPCPTLFVANLGPTCTEQELIQVFSRCPGFLKLKMQSTYGAPVAFVDFQDTASSTGALSHLQGTILYSSRAGEGMRLEYAKSRMGMRKKPK, encoded by the exons ATGAGAACCCAAGATTTTAGGGCTAGATTGTTCCACGATCCCTTTCCGATGGATGACATGGCCGCCTACTACCCCCCACCTCCTCCACCGCCGGCGCCGGCGGTCCCTCACTACCCTTATTATCAACCTCCGCCACCTCCGGCAACGGTGACGCCGGCACAGCTCCACTTGCCTCAGCAGTACCTCCCTCACCAGCAACCCCCTTTCGCTTCCTATGCGCCGCCCCTTCTCGCTCCATCCTTGCATGACGATGTCCGAACCCTGTTCATTGCGGGACTTCCTGAGGATGTCAAACCTCGCGAAATCTACAACCTTTTCCGCGACTTCCCGGGTTACGAGTCCTCGCATCTTCGGAGCCCCACACAAACGACCCAG CCTTTTGCTTTTGCAGTATTCTTGGATCAGCAGTCTGCAATTGCGGCAATGCACGCGCTAAAT GGATTGGTGTTTGATCTTGAGAAGGGCTCAACACTATACATTGATCTAGCTAAATCAAATTCTAGATCAAAGCGTTCAAGACCAG ATGATGAAAGATTTGGCTCAGATAAGAGAGCTAAAGGATCTGCGTTTTCACGGGGCGCTGATTCTG CAGGTGTTGGCAGCATGCACATGCCTGGAATGGGTAATTCTGCTTACAACATCATTGGTTATCCATCTGCACCAAG CCATGGAAATTTGGATGGCAGCGCTGCAAATGAGATAACTActtcaaatttg CATAATACTTCAGTTCCTCACATTACACAAAATAATACCCCGTGCCCAACACTTTTCGTGGCTAATTTGGGGCCTACTTGTACAGAGCAGGAGCTAATTCAAGTATTTTCAAG ATGCCCTGGGTTCTTGAAACTGAAGATGCAAAGCACTTATGGAGCTCCAGTTGCATTTGTTGATTTTCAG GACACTGCCTCTTCGACTGGGGCACTAAGTCATCTGCAGGGCACAATCCTATACTCCTCACGAGCTGGTGAGGGAATGAGATTGGA GTATGCAAAATCAAGGATGGGAATGCGTAAGAAGCCCAAGTAA
- the LOC107424502 gene encoding RNA-binding protein L isoform X2, with translation MRTQDFRARLFHDPFPMDDMAAYYPPPPPPPAPAVPHYPYYQPPPPPATVTPAQLHLPQQYLPHQQPPFASYAPPLLAPSLHDDVRTLFIAGLPEDVKPREIYNLFRDFPGYESSHLRSPTQTTQPFAFAVFLDQQSAIAAMHALNGLVFDLEKGSTLYIDLAKSNSRSKRSRPDDERFGSDKRAKGSAFSRGADSGVGSMHMPGMGNSAYNIIGYPSAPSHGNLDGSAANEITTSNLHNTSVPHITQNNTPCPTLFVANLGPTCTEQELIQVFSRCPGFLKLKMQSTYGAPVAFVDFQDTASSTGALSHLQGTILYSSRAGEGMRLEYAKSRMGMRKKPK, from the exons ATGAGAACCCAAGATTTTAGGGCTAGATTGTTCCACGATCCCTTTCCGATGGATGACATGGCCGCCTACTACCCCCCACCTCCTCCACCGCCGGCGCCGGCGGTCCCTCACTACCCTTATTATCAACCTCCGCCACCTCCGGCAACGGTGACGCCGGCACAGCTCCACTTGCCTCAGCAGTACCTCCCTCACCAGCAACCCCCTTTCGCTTCCTATGCGCCGCCCCTTCTCGCTCCATCCTTGCATGACGATGTCCGAACCCTGTTCATTGCGGGACTTCCTGAGGATGTCAAACCTCGCGAAATCTACAACCTTTTCCGCGACTTCCCGGGTTACGAGTCCTCGCATCTTCGGAGCCCCACACAAACGACCCAG CCTTTTGCTTTTGCAGTATTCTTGGATCAGCAGTCTGCAATTGCGGCAATGCACGCGCTAAAT GGATTGGTGTTTGATCTTGAGAAGGGCTCAACACTATACATTGATCTAGCTAAATCAAATTCTAGATCAAAGCGTTCAAGACCAG ATGATGAAAGATTTGGCTCAGATAAGAGAGCTAAAGGATCTGCGTTTTCACGGGGCGCTGATTCTG GTGTTGGCAGCATGCACATGCCTGGAATGGGTAATTCTGCTTACAACATCATTGGTTATCCATCTGCACCAAG CCATGGAAATTTGGATGGCAGCGCTGCAAATGAGATAACTActtcaaatttg CATAATACTTCAGTTCCTCACATTACACAAAATAATACCCCGTGCCCAACACTTTTCGTGGCTAATTTGGGGCCTACTTGTACAGAGCAGGAGCTAATTCAAGTATTTTCAAG ATGCCCTGGGTTCTTGAAACTGAAGATGCAAAGCACTTATGGAGCTCCAGTTGCATTTGTTGATTTTCAG GACACTGCCTCTTCGACTGGGGCACTAAGTCATCTGCAGGGCACAATCCTATACTCCTCACGAGCTGGTGAGGGAATGAGATTGGA GTATGCAAAATCAAGGATGGGAATGCGTAAGAAGCCCAAGTAA